The following proteins come from a genomic window of Meleagris gallopavo isolate NT-WF06-2002-E0010 breed Aviagen turkey brand Nicholas breeding stock chromosome Z, Turkey_5.1, whole genome shotgun sequence:
- the CAMK4 gene encoding calcium/calmodulin-dependent protein kinase type IV yields MYCMCFSKTVGNLRVYSCVELKPRRIAKETYLHANGIVHRDLKPENLLYATPAPDAPLKIADFGLSKIVEDQVTMKTVCGTPGYCAPEILRGCAYGPEVDMWSLGIITYILLCGFEPFYDERGDHYIYKRTLNCEFDFVSPWWDDVSLNAKDLVRKLIVLDPKKRLTTLQALQHPWVTGKAANFAHMDNAQKKLQEFNARRKLKAAVKAVVASTRLGSASSHSAHDSSKPSCSASSIRDGKPEEKSAQEAEAAPEEMS; encoded by the exons ATGTACTGCATGTGTTTCAGCAAGACAGTTGGAAACCTGAGAGTCTACAGCTGTGTTGAATTAAAACCTAGAAGGATTGCAAAAGAGACT TACCTGCATGCAAATGGGATTGTGCATCGTGATTTGAAGCCAGAAAATCTGCTCTATGCAACACCAGCACCAGATGCACCACTGAAAATAG CTGATTTTGGGCTTTCCAAGATTGTGGAAGATCAGGTGACCATGAAGACAGTTTGTGGAACTCCAGGGTACTGCG CCCCAGAGATACTACGAGGATGTGCCTATGGCCCCGAAGTGGACATGTGGTCTCTAGGGATCATCACCTACATTCT actTTGTGGCTTTGAACCATTTTATGATGAAAGGGGAGATCATTACATATATAAGAGAACCCTGAACTGTGAATTTGACTTTGTGTCCCCCTGGTGGGATGACGTGTCTCTGAATGCCAAGGATTTa GTTAGAAAGTTAATTGTTTTAGATCCCAAGAAACGCCTCACCACTCTACAGGCTTTGCAGCATCCTTGGGtcacaggaaaagcagcaaatttTGCACACATGGATAACGCACAAAAGAAGCTTCAAGAATTCAATGCCCGGCGTAAACTTAAG GCTGCAGTAAAAGCTGTTGTGGCATCAACTCGTCTTGGCAGCGCCAGCAGTCACAGCGCTCATGACAGCAGCAAGCCCAGCTGTAGTGCATCTTCTATCCGTGACGGCAAGCCTGAAGAGAAATCCGCTCaggaagcagaagcagctccaGAAGAAATGTCTTAA